The Methylomarinum sp. Ch1-1 genome contains the following window.
CAACTGGCTGATGTGCTGGCTTTATACCGGCACCTTCGGTTCGTTCATCGGTTATTCGGCCGGTTTCCCCATGTTGATCAAAATCTTGTTTCCTGAACAGAACCCCACCCAGTTCGCTTTTTTAGGGCCACTGGTCGGTGCGCTGAGCCGGCCTGTCGGCGGTTGGATGGCCGATAAACTGGGCGGCGCCCGGGTAACCTTATGGAATTTTATCGTCATGACCGCTACAGTGTTCGGTGTTTTGCATTTCATGCCGCACGACGGGACGGCGGGCAGTTTTGCCGGCTTCTTCATGATGTTCATGCTGTTGTTTCTGACCACCGGCATTGGAAATGGCTCCACGTTCCGGATGATTCCGGTCATCTTCATGACCGAACGCTTGCGTGAAGCCGAGGGTCAAGCCGAAGCCTTCATCAACCAGGCCCGGCGCAATGCCGCCAAGGAGTCCGCTGCCGTCTTGGGGTTCAGCTCGGCCATTGCCGCCTACGGCGCTTTCTTCATACCGAAAAGTTACGGCACATCGATCAGCTTGACCGGTACAACGGATGCCGCTTTCTGGTGCTTTATCGGTTTTTATCTGAGCTGTATCGGCATCACCTGGTGGTATTACGCCCGCAAAAATGCGCTGATGCCGTGTTGATATGGTTTTCAAGAATCGGGTTAACGCCAGGTAATCCGATAAGTTTTCTCACGCTAGCCTACGATAATAGGTACACATAATGAGCCATTTCCTCGACCGCTTGATGTTTTTCAAGAAAACAGTAGACACCTATTCCGGCGATCATGGCGTCGTCACCAATGAAGATCGAAGTTGGGAAGACAGCTACCGCCAACGCTGGCAACACGACAAAATCGTCCGTTCGACCCACGGCGTCAATTGCACCGGTTCCTGCAGTTGGAAAATCTATGTCAAAAACGGCCTGGTTACCTGGGAAATGCAGCAAACCGATTATCCTCACACCCGCCCCGATCTACCCAATCACGAACCGCGCGGCTGTCCGCGCGGGGCCAGTTATTCCTGGTATTTATACAGCGCCAACCGGCTCAAATATCCGATGATTCGGAGCCGCCTGGTGCGCTTATGGCGCGAAGCCAGAAAAACTCTGGAGCCGGTCGAGGCCTGGGCCTCCATTGTCGAGAATCCGTCCAAAGCCAAGGAATACAAAAGCAAGCGCGGCATGGGCGGCCTGATTCGCGCCGACTGGGCGGAAGTCAACGAAATCATTGCCGCCGCCAATGTTTATACCGCCAAAAAGTTCGGTCCGGATCGTATTGTCGGATTTTCTCCGATTCCGGCCATGTCGATGGTGTCCTATGCCGCCGGTAGCCGTTATCTGTCGTTGATCGGCGGCGTCAACCTGAGCTTCTACGACTGGTACTGCGACCTGCCGCCGTCCTCGCCGCAAACCTGGGGCGAGCAGACCGACGTGCCGGAATCGGCGGATTGGTACAACGCCGGCTTCATCATGATGTGGGGCTCCAACGTGCCGCAGACTCGCACCCCGGATGCCCATTTCATGACCGAAGCCCGCTACAAAGGCGCCAAGGTCGTGGTGGTCACACCGGATTATTCCGAAGCCAGCAAATTCGCCGACTTATGGCTGCATCCCAAACAAGGCACCGATTCCGCCTTAGCGATGGCACTGGGCCATGTAATTCTTAAAGAATTCTACATCCAAAAACAAAGCGACTATTTCACTGAGTATGTCCGGGAAAATACCGATTTGCCGTTTTTGGTGCAGCTGAAAGAACAAGACGGTTACTATGTGCAGGACCGTTTCTTGAGAGCCTCGGATTTTTTAGGGTCGCTCGGGCAAGAGAACAACCCGGACTGGAAACCCGTCGCTTACGATGAAATCAACGGTCAGATCGTACCGCCCGACGGCTCCATCGGTTTCCGCTGGGGCGAAAGCGGGCGCTGGAATATCGAACAAAAATCGGCCGGGACCGAGGTCAGATTGCGTTTGAGTTTAAACGAAATCAAAGATAATGTCGCCGCGGTCGGCTTTCCTTACTTTGGCGGCTCGCAGCATCCGCATTTCACCCATTCAGCGCACGATCCCATTCAACAACGCCATGTCCCGGTCAAAACAATCACCCTGGCCGACGGCACCGAGGTACTGGCTACCACGGTATTCGATTTACTGATCGCCAATTACGGTATCGATCGCGGCCTGGGCGACGCCAATGTCACCGATTCCTACGATGCCGATGTCCCTTATACGCCGGCCTGGCAGGAAAAAATCACCGGTGTCAAACGCCAAAATGTCATCGCGGTAGCCCGCGAATTCGCCGCCAATGCGGAGAAAACCAAAGGCCGATCGATGGTGATTCTCGGCGCCGGCATCAATCACTGGTATCACATGGACATGAATTACCGGGGCATCATCAACCTACTGATGCTGTGCGGTTGTATCGGGCAATCCGGCGGCGGTTGGGCGCATTATGTCGGTCAGGAAAAATTGCGCCCCCAAACGGGCTGGCTGCCGCTGGCTTTCGGCCTGGACTGGAAACGTCCGCCCCGGCATATGAACGGCACCTCGTTTTTCTATAATCACACCAGCCAGTGGCGTTACGAGAAGCTCAAAATCAACGAAATCCTGTCGCCGCTGGCCGACCCCAAGGATTGGCCGGGCAGCCTGATCGATTATAACGTCCGCGCCGAACGCATGGGTTGGCTGCCATCGGCGCCGCAACTGCAGACCAACCCGCTGGAAATCACTAAAGCGGCCGAAAAAGCCGGACAAAAGCCGGTCGATTTCGTCGTGGCCGGCTTGAAGGACGGCAGTCTGAAAATGTCCTGCGAAGACCCGGATCATCCGCACAACTTTCCGCGCAACCTATTCGTCTGGCGTTCCAACCTGCTCGGCTCGTCCGGCAAAGGCCATGAATATTTCCTTAAGTATTTATTGGGTACCCAGCATGGCCTTCAAGGCAAGGACTTGGGCGCCGAAGGCGGCGACAAACCGTCCGAAGTGGTTTGGCGCGACGAAGGCGCGGAAGGCAAGCTCGATCTTTTGGTGACGCTGGATTTCAGGATGTCCACTACCTGCCTCTATTCCGATATCGTTCTCCCGACGGCGACCTGGTATGAAAAAAACGATCTAAATACATCGGACATGCACCCCTTCATTCATCCCTTGTCCAAAGCCGTCGATCCGGCCTGGGAATCGCGCTCGGACTGGGAAATTTACAAGGGCATCGCGCGCAAATTCTCGGAGTTGACGGCCGGCCATCTCGGCATCGAAAAGGACATTGTCGCCGTTCCCACCCTGCACGATACTCCGGGAGAACTTGCTCAAGCAATGGCTGTCAAGGACTGGAAAAAAGGCCAGTGCGAACCGGTCCCCGGTAAAACCCTGCCGAACCTGGTGGTCGTCGAACGCGACTATCCCAATACCTATAAGATGTTCACGGCACTGGGCCCGCTGATGACCCAAGTCGGCAACGGCGGCAAAGGCATTGCCTGGAATACCGAAGACGAAGTCGAGTTTCTGGGCGACCTGAATCATCGCGTGACCGAAGAAGGCATCAGCCAAGGCCTGCCGCGCATCGACTCGGACATCGACGCAGCCGAAGTGATACTCTCGCTGGCGCCGGAAACCAACGGCCAGGTCGCGGTCAAAGCCTGGGCGGCGCTCGGTAAGGTCACCGGGCTCGACCACACTCCTCTGGCGTTGCCGCGCGAAGATGACAAAATTCGCTTCCACGACATTCAGGCGCAGCCGCGCAAGATTATTTCCTCGCCCACCTGGAGTGGCGTGGAATCCGAAAAAGTCTGTTACAACGCAGGCTACACCAATGTGCATGAACGTATCCCCTGGCGCACCTTGACCGGACGCCAGCAGTTCTTTCAGGACCACGCCTGGATGCGCGCGTTCGGCGAGACCTTATGCGTCTATAAACCGCCGGTCGACACCCGTACGATCGAACCGATGCTGGAAAAGAAACCCAACGGCAATCCCGAAGTGGTATTGAATTTCCTGACCCCTCACCAGAAATGGGGCATCCATAGCACTTACACCGATAATTTGCTGATGTTGACCTTGTCACGCGGCGGGCCTATCGTCTGGATCAGCGAAATCGATGCCGCCAAAGCGAATATCAAAGACAACGATTGGATCGAAGCGTTCAATGTCAACGGCGCATTGACGGCGCGGGCAGTGGTCAGTCAACGGGTGCCGGAAGGCATGACCCTGATGTATCACGCCCAGGAAAAAACCCTCAATACGCCGGGTTCGGAAATTACCGGTCGTCGCGGCGGCATCCATAATTCGGTCACCCGGGTGACGCTGAAACCGACCCATATGATCGGTGGCTATGCCCAGCAAAGTTACGGTTTCAACTACTATGGCACCGTCGGTTCGAATCGCGATGAATTCGTCATTGTCCGCAAAACCAACAAAGTCGATTGGATGGATGAACCCAGTCGAAGCCCCGAACAGGGAGAGGATGCATAAATGAAAATTCGCGCACAAATCGGCATGGTCCTGAACCTGGACAAATGCATCGGCTGTCACACCTGTTCCATCACCTGCAAGAACGTCTGGACCTCGCGAACCGGCGCCGAGTACGCCTGGTTCAACAACGTGGAAACCAAACCCGGAATCGGTTTTCCCAAGCAATGGGAAAATCAGGAAAAATGGAACGGCGGCTGGGTACGCAAAATCAACGGTAAGATCGAGCCGAAACAGGGCGGCAAGCTGAAATCCCTGGCCAATATTTTCGCCAATCCCAACATGCCGGGCATTGAAGATTATTACGAACCCTTCGATTTCGATTATAGTCATTTGCAAAATGCACCGACATCGAAAACGGCGCCGACGGCCAGACCTTATTCGGTGATCACCGGCGAACGCATGGAAAAAATCGAAGGTGGCCCGAACTGGGAGGAAATTCTCGGCACCGAATTCGAATCGCGGTCCCGCGATGTCAATTTCGAGCAAGTGCAAAAGGATATGTACGGCGAATTCGAAAACACCTTCATGATGTATTTACCGAGGCTGTGTGAGCATTGTCTTAATCCGACCTGCGTCGCCGCCTGTCCCAGCGGATCGATATACAAACGCGAAGAGGACGGCATCGTTTTGATCGACCAGGATAAATGCCGCGGCTGGCGGATGTGCGTGTCCGCTTGCCCCTACAAAAAGATTTATTACAACTGGGAAACTGGTAAATCGGAAAAATGCGTCTTCTGCTATCCGCGGATCGAAGCCGGCGAACCCACCGTATGCTCGGAAACCTGCGTTGGCCGCATCCGCTATTTAGGCGTACTGCTGTACGATGCCGACCGCATCGAAGCGGCGGCCGGCTGCGAGTCGGAACAGGATTTATATCAGCAACAACTAGATGTGTTCCTGGACCCTTTCGACGAAGCCGTGTTAACCGAGGCGCGCAAGGAAGGCATACCGGAGTCCTGGCTGACCGCCGCCCAGGCCTCGCCGGTCTACAAAATGGCGTTGGATTGGAAAGTCGCGTTTCCGTTGCATCCGGAATTCCGGACCCTGCCGATGGTTTGGTATGTGCCGCCGCTGTCTCCCATTCAAGCTGCGGCTGAAAACGACACAATCGGTATGAACGACAATATTCCGGACGTCCGTTCATTGCGCATACCGGTACGTTATCTCGCCAATCTGTTGACTGCCGGCAAGGAAGAACCGGTGGCGCTGGCGCTGGAACGCATGCTGGCGATGCGCGTCTATATGCGCGGCAGAACCGTTGAT
Protein-coding sequences here:
- a CDS encoding nitrate reductase subunit alpha, which codes for MSHFLDRLMFFKKTVDTYSGDHGVVTNEDRSWEDSYRQRWQHDKIVRSTHGVNCTGSCSWKIYVKNGLVTWEMQQTDYPHTRPDLPNHEPRGCPRGASYSWYLYSANRLKYPMIRSRLVRLWREARKTLEPVEAWASIVENPSKAKEYKSKRGMGGLIRADWAEVNEIIAAANVYTAKKFGPDRIVGFSPIPAMSMVSYAAGSRYLSLIGGVNLSFYDWYCDLPPSSPQTWGEQTDVPESADWYNAGFIMMWGSNVPQTRTPDAHFMTEARYKGAKVVVVTPDYSEASKFADLWLHPKQGTDSALAMALGHVILKEFYIQKQSDYFTEYVRENTDLPFLVQLKEQDGYYVQDRFLRASDFLGSLGQENNPDWKPVAYDEINGQIVPPDGSIGFRWGESGRWNIEQKSAGTEVRLRLSLNEIKDNVAAVGFPYFGGSQHPHFTHSAHDPIQQRHVPVKTITLADGTEVLATTVFDLLIANYGIDRGLGDANVTDSYDADVPYTPAWQEKITGVKRQNVIAVAREFAANAEKTKGRSMVILGAGINHWYHMDMNYRGIINLLMLCGCIGQSGGGWAHYVGQEKLRPQTGWLPLAFGLDWKRPPRHMNGTSFFYNHTSQWRYEKLKINEILSPLADPKDWPGSLIDYNVRAERMGWLPSAPQLQTNPLEITKAAEKAGQKPVDFVVAGLKDGSLKMSCEDPDHPHNFPRNLFVWRSNLLGSSGKGHEYFLKYLLGTQHGLQGKDLGAEGGDKPSEVVWRDEGAEGKLDLLVTLDFRMSTTCLYSDIVLPTATWYEKNDLNTSDMHPFIHPLSKAVDPAWESRSDWEIYKGIARKFSELTAGHLGIEKDIVAVPTLHDTPGELAQAMAVKDWKKGQCEPVPGKTLPNLVVVERDYPNTYKMFTALGPLMTQVGNGGKGIAWNTEDEVEFLGDLNHRVTEEGISQGLPRIDSDIDAAEVILSLAPETNGQVAVKAWAALGKVTGLDHTPLALPREDDKIRFHDIQAQPRKIISSPTWSGVESEKVCYNAGYTNVHERIPWRTLTGRQQFFQDHAWMRAFGETLCVYKPPVDTRTIEPMLEKKPNGNPEVVLNFLTPHQKWGIHSTYTDNLLMLTLSRGGPIVWISEIDAAKANIKDNDWIEAFNVNGALTARAVVSQRVPEGMTLMYHAQEKTLNTPGSEITGRRGGIHNSVTRVTLKPTHMIGGYAQQSYGFNYYGTVGSNRDEFVIVRKTNKVDWMDEPSRSPEQGEDA
- the narH gene encoding nitrate reductase subunit beta, with the protein product MKIRAQIGMVLNLDKCIGCHTCSITCKNVWTSRTGAEYAWFNNVETKPGIGFPKQWENQEKWNGGWVRKINGKIEPKQGGKLKSLANIFANPNMPGIEDYYEPFDFDYSHLQNAPTSKTAPTARPYSVITGERMEKIEGGPNWEEILGTEFESRSRDVNFEQVQKDMYGEFENTFMMYLPRLCEHCLNPTCVAACPSGSIYKREEDGIVLIDQDKCRGWRMCVSACPYKKIYYNWETGKSEKCVFCYPRIEAGEPTVCSETCVGRIRYLGVLLYDADRIEAAAGCESEQDLYQQQLDVFLDPFDEAVLTEARKEGIPESWLTAAQASPVYKMALDWKVAFPLHPEFRTLPMVWYVPPLSPIQAAAENDTIGMNDNIPDVRSLRIPVRYLANLLTAGKEEPVALALERMLAMRVYMRGRTVDGQINTEVLEQVGLTQAQVEDMYRYMAIAGYEDRFVIPTSHREYAGSAFDAYSEQGGCGFSFGNGCSGDDKVNLFGGDKWKQRGKVPIKIPVKVEPVK